Genomic window (Apis cerana isolate GH-2021 linkage group LG1, AcerK_1.0, whole genome shotgun sequence):
AGATGAAGAATGTTCTTtacatgaatttatatatgagtGGCTTACTTTAGGTGTTCGGTATATAGGTGGATGCTGTAGAACAAATGCCActgatataaagaaaatacgatTAGAGGTagagaaatggaaaagaaattaaatgcttaaattgtattatatgttgtaaatgtgtaatatataaataatcatacataatgcaaaataaaaataaatcaaaaattcaaatattaaaatatttttaaacttgatgctaataaaaaatattttctttcttttatctcttttgaattatatttatacataaatattaaaagaaattcattttattattaaaacataaaaatataaatattatataaatttcagaagtatattttttttacataatccttttttttaacaagtatCAAATAaagtatcaaataaaataataaaaaatatgataaatatataatattatgtaaaaagaaattataaaaaaatttattaaaaattatatttcattattattaacaaattataatgaaataattacaataaattaaaatccttaaatattctttatatctaaatcagataataaatgtatattcatattttatataagaaaatattttatataagaagaaaaatataaatttttttatttttcaaaaatttattttttttttcaaaataaattaatttttatattataatataaattttattatatatattttgtaaataatatttacatttcatgaacaatagaatttttaatttaaataataaaaaaaatacgaatttaaagatcttatatattttttaaaaatcatgtaGAATATTTgtcattcattattataaaaaattatatataaatattttatataaaatattttatattaattctgaatatatttaattttccagagattggtaaatataaattaattcattacctatattatatgtaattccTTCTACATCTACACTAATATTTTTGCTTTCCATATCAACATTAAATACAGAATTAGGTGGAATTAAAGTTTTaccttttaatatattttcagttgTAGGTTTATTCCTAGGTCCTAATACAGGATCATTGTAACGATATAACGATATTAATGAtggatctataaaaataaatacttcaatgaataaataatattcaataattaaatgataatattgattaatttcatactttttataagtttactatcttttgatattcgtgatataatattttctacagTATCTGCATTTGCTATTTTAATGGTCATTCCAAATAAaccattatatttttgtggatttataatgaatactGGAATTCCAAGTTTAAcagaaaaattcatataaggAGCACCTGGACAACATTCTTCTCTCGTTTTTTCTGAAGCTtcattcgtatattttatcacaatattttctagctacatataaatatgaataaaagattatcagataaaacaaattttaataaaaaatataaaatagaatatatcaaaatttacatCTAAAACACTTACATCTAAAGTATTTTCaagatactttttattatcttgaagaactttaaattcatcaaaatcTAAGGTTAAATTAAATGCATTTAATCCAGcaagttgaattttttctcttacaACTTGTACAAATGGCATTAAtcgtttcatatatttttttaattcttgatattttccCAATTCTACtgctataattttattttctggtaaattattgttatttttctgtatgtaatgaataaaaattaatatattattaatatattatataatttatttatttatatatatatataatgtcaaaattattataaatagaattattacttacaagatataaatttttcatcacaGTTAAAACAGTACTTTGCCAAGGAGGATATGTTTTAGCTATCCAAATTATTCCCTCGGTAGGTTTTTCTATAGTTAATGTTtcagtttttcctttttgtgtttttttaggagttaaataattttttaacattattctaAATGAATGTGCAGCATCCATAAGATATTGTGATGATTTTATAAGTACTTTATCTATGAAACCTACCTGAGGCCATCTAGCATTTAATATACTATCTTCCTATTGAAaagatagtatatatatagaagatagtatattattagtacattattattattttattattaatttaattaattttttaatttgattaatcattGCATAAAATTgcacattaaatataatatacttacttTACCAATTAATGTCCATATATGTTCCGTTACATGTGGACAAATTggagataaaagaataatttgaaattctatatatttcataattaatatccaATTAATACCATCTAAAGCActcaattgtaaatatttatctcttaCTGCTTGTAATTCAAAGAATCCTGTTTTTAGAGCttctttatataacatttttgagTAATTCTCTTCagtttcttgtattttttgatttatttcactaaatttaattaaaaatttaattaaataatatgaattacaaACTGAAagcaaatgaatattttaataaataccttTCAAAAACTTTATCATTAAATGTATATGGTTTTCCTTgtctaaaaatatcttttgaagCTAACACTTCTTTAACCCATTCAATAAAGGTATATAATCTAAGAATTCCAGCATCAGCTGTACTTTCTACAAAATTAGCATCTTCTATTGAATCGCCAGAATCAGCCAGACACAGTCGCGTGCCATCtgctgaaaatttttctatggCTTCAGCAAGTGTTAGAAAATTGCCTTCTGATTTAGACATCTAATAAACCAtacatgtaatttataaatttttgtcaatatttataagatacttaattaaattataaaattatatttttcacctTCGATGAGTTTAAAAGTAAATGTCCATTTACTCTTATTCCTTTTGGCCACAATTCAGGTTGCTTAGGCCAGATTgcaatatgattataaataaagaatgttAAATGATTTTGTACTAAATCTTTTCCAGATACTCGTAAATCTACTGGataccaataattaaattcacgtCGCATATGATCTAATgcctctttctttattttcgtttcgggatattttgtatctttaaaaaaaatataatcccaTACTTCAGATGTCATTTCATCAGgcctaaatataaatataaaatattttatatgcagaatattttgcattaataaaaataatttaattaatttaataagaaattaattttatagtaaataattgcacaattaataattgtttaaaatgattttgaaattttactttatgttATAACTATTTGGTTTATCGCCTTTAAATGTTCCTCCTTGCAATAAATGCGCCACAGTATAATAAGCCATATAAATTGTTGAATCTGAGAGTGATTCTATTAACCAATTTTCATCCCATGGTAATTTAGTACCtagaatttatatctataaaaatatatgatacaaaaattgtcatattttttatttaattattatcttaccAAGTCCATAAGTTCTTGAACATGCATACTCATGTAACCAATTAAGACAagccataaaattttttctcacttCATCATGAAAAGTATTAAGGTTATTTAAGGCTTCTATTGCTTCTCTTTTCCAAGTTTCTTCTCCATAGTCTAAATACCATTGATTACATAAAGCTACTACACATTCATCATTTGATCttgaaattatagttttctcaggttcataatatataactgcTTTtccttcatttattaattccttttgaacatattttttaacatcttGAACTTTGTTTCCTTTATATTGACCAACTAGCAAAACACCATCATAAAATCCTTTTAGATATGCCATTTCTTTagcttgtaataatttaactttatcattttgagattgaatttttaatttatcatataaagttACTGCACATAAGTTACCAAATTCTGGTACTTCAATAATAggtatctaatatatataattttaattaatatataattatttttatcattttattaattttataatttatttttattattataatatattataatatattattattataattatagatattaaactTACAGGATCATAAGAGAATACCATATCatcagttatattatatttttccctgagagcttgttttttttttaaatctattaaagcTGCATAATCATCAGGGGAGTCACTAGGTACAGAAGTAACAATTCCAGTACCTTTATCTTCTTTAATAGTTAACATTGGTAAAGTATAAATCACTTTGTAATTTGTAAGAGGTGCTTCTAATGGTAATCCTAATATttcctattaattttatatttattattttatatataatatataatataagcaatttttctcataaataataaaaagaatattacttttccagtaaattttaatacaattggtatttttccttcctcttcaaaaaaatcttgatATGCCATATTTCGAGCAGCTCTTTCTGTTGAAATATAAACATCTCCATTTGGCAATACATaagcaatataatttatatctggATGAATCCAACAATTTGTTTGACCATACATAGTTTCTGGTCTTAAAGTAGCAGCAACTAAATAAACTGGTTTTCCAGAAAGAGATCTGTAAGaacatatatgtttaatatttaaagcaaattttgtaaattatataatacctaCTTCAAACTTGAAGGATAAGGTtcttgtaatttcattttaattaaagtatattCCTGTAACTCCACACCTTCTCCAGATGATCTATCATGATCCATACAAGGTTGTCCATCTTTTGgtgaataaattgtatatctctttccatattttattttgtttctattttttaaatgttgaaATTGCCAACGTacaaatgaatcaaaaaatgGATTTGCATCAGTTGTAATAAATGTTCTACGCCAATCCACCTTGAATTAATtccatattttcttatattcttcaattattatactatatattatttattaattaattatcatattatattatatttgttaaaaaaaaattatatgacttACATGTAAtccaattgatttaatatcttttacacCAAGAGGAGGAAAATAATCTAACCAATATGAAGCATCAGcaaagttttttatatcttcattttttaaaccAAGCATTTGCATAATTTGCCACTGATATTTTGCATTAGCAGTTTTTGCAATTGCTTtactctaaaaaataattattatttaaaaattaagaatataagaatatttataaaattattatatagaatattttatataataattttaccttTGTTCCTTtgcttttatcttttattactatatcatctttaatttcttctttaattttttcttcattcttaGGAAATTCTGGTGGATAACCATATAATTCcatttctcttttcaatttatcggCACATGCTTTAATAGGCATACCAGTGCAATGAAACCCAAATGGGAAAAGAACTTTTTTTCCTAAAAGACGATTGTATCGTATTgcaaactataaaattataaaataaattataaaatttcttcaatttatatatatattttcattaaatttatttcattaaatatttctgtgaTATACTTACTTCAcattttgataatgaaaatgtatGACCAAGATGAAGTCTTCCATTCATATAAGGAAAAGGAAATGTTGCAAGAAATTTCTCATCAGAATTTTTCCTTGGTTCCAAAGGTGCATCttcttcatatatttttctttcttcccatATAGcttgaatatctttttcaattttttgaagatattcTACTTTAAATGttccctttctttctgttGTCTAttagaaacaattataaataacatcttaaatgttattgaaatagtaatttaataatattaaaatattttttattttattctagattaaaatttatattataaaaattaattttattataaatgaatttataatcatgatatattttttctaaaaaattatataacaatacaatttaatctatagaaaaaaattaataaaaaaataaaataatttcaatctttaaaaaaatattcaaaaagatattcataaaaaaaaatatatttgaatttcttacAGTTAACATTTTtgtactattatttatatttaattatttatattgatgatttattaatgattttattattatgatttagattttgtttaaatacagaaacaatgaataattttaacatttaccatttttttatataataaaatccaaGTTACTTTATAAGATTAAGTATCGAATACCACGTATCAAATACTTCTGCATGAAGTTAACAGGTTTAGAAGTTTATAAATCATAGATGATGCAACACaggaaaatataaactttactGCTATCGCTTCCAATTATaacattacatatattcaCGTCATATATCaagatatattatgttttatgaaattattatcttagagatataatataaaatcaaaaaatgtaatgtatatatttttcgaccaTTTTATAGGTttctatgatataaatttgattgatataaatttagaaatatgatattgatTTTAGCTCATAATGGCTACAGAATCCAaccaatgaaataattattaagattcataaaaatcaagtttaatgtaattataaaatataaaatataaaaattagtatatataaaaaatgaaaaatatctttatttatctcttctattttattatatttattacaataattataatttaataattatatttttctattttgagttgaataacaatttaaaaaaaaatcaaatgctTAATGAATACAtatcatatgatatatttgacaacatttttaaacgatcatttattaaaaataatttgaccaaaataaaattagaatgaattattatatttattagcatatgaatataatttatatataataaaaattaaatgcaatagtttaataaatataataatttttaataaatataataatccaaattttatattcaattttatattaaaaaatataattgtataagagataatgaaatttccaaaaattcttatatatatatatatatatttatttatttgtaaaataatatttatcttttatatacttaggcaattttttatttatttttttggatttttaatcattttttcaataatttttttaattttaaattttaaattttaaatttaaaaatatatattttaattttaaaaatatttttgtgcaTATTTATCTCTTAGAATAGAAGGTTCGTTTTTAAAAtgtcatttttcattattttgctATCAATTGATAATGGTACATGTCggcattttttataaaattgtttttcaaaaaaatattgcatcatGTAagtcgaaatattattattctttttttttctatttctcctATATCTAGTGTCttctatataatcatatattaaaagtaaataatggATAAGATACGAATTGATTATTAAcgccatttttaaatattgtagataAAATGAATAGTCAAGAAAAGTATTCTACAAGacataatataagaatattgaaatcaatattattttcagaatattgcaaatgaaacatataaaaaaagaatagaaaataaaagaaggataaagatagaataaaaattgactattagttttttttatattaaagacaTTTTCCCGGAATCATTTTCTAGAAGTAATTAATAGATGACACTAACAGTtaattcttgttttatttctatcttgcTCATATCATTTTCtgtcttttctttatatatttcatttatgataCTCTAGGGATGATGctgattgcaatatttttattcctgtccttttcatattctttttcttgtttcatttGTGACATTTAGAAATAGCATTAATAgtgtattattacttttttattttttgtattctatctttatctttctatttatCAGCTTTGTTTAGATTTATTCTTAGTGTAAACATGGACAAAATTGTTttgtttgatataatttttatagatttatccTTATAAAggtttcaaaaaatatcatttttatttttatatttctataaagagtatggtttttattattattttatattatatgtataaatatgtttacatACGCGCAACCGGTTTTAAGCCTAGtattgaaaaacatttttccattataataGCAGTAGCTTCGGTTAAAAGCATGCgaccaatatttatatttactatttctccaagttcatttttttcaacacaataacaattatcataaaattcacTAAAAGCACATGAGATTTCATAACAATATTCGCATAATTGATGTAGGTATAaatcttttgtaattttaattaatacatcagcaaatttaattaatacttttgcTAACTTCCACTCCTTTTCATGCTCCAATGATATTTGATTACTTTGTGCCAAttcttgcaatttattttgtgTAATATTGGCTGCTCTTGCAATAGAACGTATTCTTGTTAaagcatataataaatatacagcaGTATTGCCTTTATCTTCCAACATTTTATCAAAGGAAAATACATATTCGTGGTTTCTATTATGTGATAAGTctgcatattttatacatcCATAAGCAATAGATTCttgtgcaatttttaattcttcttctgtGAGTATTTTATcgcgttctttttcttttagtttATCCAATGCTCTCTTTAAACCTtaaataagagataaaaattttaaaaatattaattatataatgcaatatttaatgGTACATAGAAAAATACCTTCGTCAAGTAATTCACTTAATTTTACTGTATCACCTGatcttgttttaaatttctttttatctttaccAAGAACAACACCAAATCCAACATGATCCACTCTATggtaactttttataattcctGCTCGCTCACCACAACTTTTTAGTATTTGAAAATGCTTAGCTTGACCAGCATCTGTTACATATATTATctgtaaaaatagaataatgaaaaataaagatagaatattttattaattttatgctaaaatatatataaaaatacccAATttgctctttcttcttctatacGTTGTTTAAGTGCCGCCATATCTGATGTATCATAAGTAAAACCACCATCAGATTTGACAATGGTTAAAGGAATTTCACTATTACGTTTACCCCACATTATTTTTCGTCCTTCATCATCTTCTAATAATCCTTTTGCTTCTAAATCTTTGACTATGACTTCCAtatgtttttgataaaaagattctcctctttctattaaattaatatctagacgaatatatatcttctcgaattctatatttaaaacatagttatattttatacattgagattaaaaatattttatttaattttacaatattaattattttacctttCCTTGAAACGTCACAAATTAATTGCCATGCTTTCGTCATTTCAGGATCGAATGCTTGTAATTTAACAACACAGTTATAAGCacgttttttaaattcttcgtcTTCGTCAAATCTTGCCTTTGATTCTTTATAAAAgctctataatttttataacaacttattagaataataatttgtaaatataatatatttataaaaacgaattataaaacaaaaatatatttaaaattatttaaaattacttggaGATCTATAATAGGTGGagatatagttaaataatcaGGAAATCTATCTTGAAGATGAGCTATCAACATTCCAAATTGTGTGCCCCAATCACCAACatgatttattcttaatacatCATGTCCTAAAAATTCTAACAATCTTGCAATACTATCTCCAATTATAGTAGATCTTAGATGTCCAACATGCATTTCTTTAGCAATATTAGGACTTGAGAAATCTACAATCACTCTCTGTTTTTTTGTATAAGGTGGAAatacttttccattttttactaaagtagttaaaattatttgtgtaaattctttttttaaatagatatttataaaacctGCACCAGCAACTTCTAATTTAGAGACTAAGCTtgattcttctatttttgaCATAATATTGTTTGCAACATCTCGTGGTTTTGTTTGAATtcctatatagatataaatatatatgtactttaaTAGttctctaataatattaatattatttcttaccaTCATTATTGAGTTGTTTACAAAGTGGCATAGCACTGTTACATTGATAATCTCCAAATTTTGGATTGGTactaattgatataattactGGAGGTTCACAAACATTTGGATATGCAGTTGAAATtgctttttcaaataaattatataatgtatcataTATACTAACAGCATTGTTCTCtattgtttttgttttgcTTTCTGATTTTGCTCGTTCAGTTTCAATggtctatataaattaaacaaaaatatattattttattcacaataataaaagttatttagaGCTTTTAAGTGAAGTTAATTGTACAAACCCTTTTTAAAATAGCCACCCTATgttttagttttatattttcttgttctaattttatatattcatcttcagatatagaatttattttcgaattgttAGTAGTAATATTTTGTCGTAGAAgctcaatttctttttttaaaaaagctatttcttcttcctgtaaaatatatatatatatatgtgtgtgtaataatgaatattataaccTATAAGGATTATTTGACAATctcagattatatttttataaaaatgataaaatttttataaaataattaatgtaaataaataatttaatttaccgcAGCAGCTGCtcttttatggaaattttctaaatttacagTAGACATCGTATTAAAGATTTACTTTCAATAAAAGGTTTACttttgtacaaaaataatacacgtggatctttcaaaaatccttatactttatatattagatagaaaatatatttttacaatataataaattattaataaataataaattaaaattataaataacgtataaaatcaaatttaatataagaaaaatattttaaaaattcaatacccataattttatatacatatatacaaatatgtatattttctgaATTAGATGTTTTCGTTTAAATCAGCgcgcttttatttataaattgaaacatttttttttatttcatatttattcaataaattatactagGTATCCTATACtgtacttaataaatattataatcaatatatttgtcaaatcataattaaaaataaatttatttaagtaataataatataaatattaacttttttttagaaataaataaatgtaaataaattaaaaataaaattaataaaatcataaaaaaataaaatattataaattgttcatattaagataaattatgaaGGTagttatctataattatagaatttgaaataaaattaatatttttttattaaataattaaaaataattaaaggtaAATACAGGgaaaatagtttctttttatatcaattatttattttccatacaaattataaacatgTTTTTCAAATACTGTACATATActgaattctattatatttttaaacctctaatttaatgatatatcattTCGTTCTTTATTTACTTGTTAAATCAACTACTTTGATCctcgtttcgttttatttatgataatatacagGTAGATTCCATTCTTTCTGATCAATATTCCATTTAATCATTCTTATATTCAAGCTCAATTCTTTGATATGGCAGTTCCAGgatatgaagaaatataaattgtaaatagataccagtttttttaattttcatatatacttTAGCAATATGCTATAAGAAATATAGTCAATGTTTTCATAGagaggatatttttataaagtttaacagataatttaaaaaatctgattaaacgaattatttgttaaatattttaattattcattaaaaaattctaatatttcaactattgagaaatttatgctattattttaattttaattaaataaatgatttttatatatgaatctctatgaaaatatagacaaaaattttagtgtttttaatttcgaaaattcgatttacaaatgacaagtaattaatatttgttttcgcCAAAGTACTTTATGTAATACACAAAATGTACTGGAACTTTTCTTTTGATGATctttatgtaaatatgtacaaagtatttaacaaatttcgtCGGTTTGTCATCAATCATATCATGTATTGTGTACAGTGCGAATTCTTCCATTTTCTCCCTAATCTACTTCTGCGTTTGTATCTTTatggatttcaattttttctttatttttctgatatcATCAATATAGAGTGAGAGAGTGCTATTTTCTATCTTCACAGAAgacatagataaatatatattttcataatctttccttataaatgtaattcgcttactttaaaatcattattcgttaatgttaataatattagtgtcGGTGCTCCTTTTTGCGATTTCAAACTc
Coding sequences:
- the LOC107994969 gene encoding leucine--tRNA ligase, cytoplasmic isoform X2; protein product: MPIKACADKLKREMELYGYPPEFPKNEEKIKEEIKDDIVIKDKSKGTKSKAIAKTANAKYQWQIMQMLGLKNEDIKNFADASYWLDYFPPLGVKDIKSIGLHVDWRRTFITTDANPFFDSFVRWQFQHLKNRNKIKYGKRYTIYSPKDGQPCMDHDRSSGEGVELQEYTLIKMKLQEPYPSSLKSLSGKPVYLVAATLRPETMYGQTNCWIHPDINYIAYVLPNGDVYISTERAARNMAYQDFFEEEGKIPIVLKFTGKEILGLPLEAPLTNYKVIYTLPMLTIKEDKGTGIVTSVPSDSPDDYAALIDLKKKQALREKYNITDDMVFSYDPIPIIEVPEFGNLCAVTLYDKLKIQSQNDKVKLLQAKEMAYLKGFYDGVLLVGQYKGNKVQDVKKYVQKELINEGKAVIYYEPEKTIISRSNDECVVALCNQWYLDYGEETWKREAIEALNNLNTFHDEVRKNFMACLNWLHEYACSRTYGLGTKLPWDENWLIESLSDSTIYMAYYTVAHLLQGGTFKGDKPNSYNIKPDEMTSEVWDYIFFKDTKYPETKIKKEALDHMRREFNYWYPVDLRVSGKDLVQNHLTFFIYNHIAIWPKQPELWPKGIRVNGHLLLNSSKMSKSEGNFLTLAEAIEKFSADGTRLCLADSGDSIEDANFVESTADAGILRLYTFIEWVKEVLASKDIFRQGKPYTFNDKVFESEINQKIQETEENYSKMLYKEALKTGFFELQAVRDKYLQLSALDGINWILIMKYIEFQIILLSPICPHVTEHIWTLIGKEDSILNARWPQVGFIDKVLIKSSQYLMDAAHSFRIMLKNYLTPKKTQKGKTETLTIEKPTEGIIWIAKTYPPWQSTVLTVMKNLYLKNNNNLPENKIIAVELGKYQELKKYMKRLMPFVQVVREKIQLAGLNAFNLTLDFDEFKVLQDNKKYLENTLDLENIVIKYTNEASEKTREECCPGAPYMNFSVKLGIPVFIINPQKYNGLFGMTIKIANADTVENIISRISKDSKLIKNPSLISLYRYNDPVLGPRNKPTTENILKGKTLIPPNSVFNVDMESKNISVDVEGITYNIGNELIYIYQSLEN
- the LOC107994691 gene encoding arginine--tRNA ligase, cytoplasmic translates to MSTVNLENFHKRAAAAEEEIAFLKKEIELLRQNITTNNSKINSISEDEYIKLEQENIKLKHRVAILKRTIETERAKSESKTKTIENNAVSIYDTLYNLFEKAISTAYPNVCEPPVIISISTNPKFGDYQCNSAMPLCKQLNNDGIQTKPRDVANNIMSKIEESSLVSKLEVAGAGFINIYLKKEFTQIILTTLVKNGKVFPPYTKKQRVIVDFSSPNIAKEMHVGHLRSTIIGDSIARLLEFLGHDVLRINHVGDWGTQFGMLIAHLQDRFPDYLTISPPIIDLQSFYKESKARFDEDEEFKKRAYNCVVKLQAFDPEMTKAWQLICDVSRKEFEKIYIRLDINLIERGESFYQKHMEVIVKDLEAKGLLEDDEGRKIMWGKRNSEIPLTIVKSDGGFTYDTSDMAALKQRIEEERANWIIYVTDAGQAKHFQILKSCGERAGIIKSYHRVDHVGFGVVLGKDKKKFKTRSGDTVKLSELLDEGLKRALDKLKEKERDKILTEEELKIAQESIAYGCIKYADLSHNRNHEYVFSFDKMLEDKGNTAVYLLYALTRIRSIARAANITQNKLQELAQSNQISLEHEKEWKLAKVLIKFADVLIKITKDLYLHQLCEYCYEISCAFSEFYDNCYCVEKNELGEIVNINIGRMLLTEATAIIMEKCFSILGLKPVARM
- the LOC107994969 gene encoding leucine--tRNA ligase, cytoplasmic isoform X1 gives rise to the protein MTTERKGTFKVEYLQKIEKDIQAIWEERKIYEEDAPLEPRKNSDEKFLATFPFPYMNGRLHLGHTFSLSKCEFAIRYNRLLGKKVLFPFGFHCTGMPIKACADKLKREMELYGYPPEFPKNEEKIKEEIKDDIVIKDKSKGTKSKAIAKTANAKYQWQIMQMLGLKNEDIKNFADASYWLDYFPPLGVKDIKSIGLHVDWRRTFITTDANPFFDSFVRWQFQHLKNRNKIKYGKRYTIYSPKDGQPCMDHDRSSGEGVELQEYTLIKMKLQEPYPSSLKSLSGKPVYLVAATLRPETMYGQTNCWIHPDINYIAYVLPNGDVYISTERAARNMAYQDFFEEEGKIPIVLKFTGKEILGLPLEAPLTNYKVIYTLPMLTIKEDKGTGIVTSVPSDSPDDYAALIDLKKKQALREKYNITDDMVFSYDPIPIIEVPEFGNLCAVTLYDKLKIQSQNDKVKLLQAKEMAYLKGFYDGVLLVGQYKGNKVQDVKKYVQKELINEGKAVIYYEPEKTIISRSNDECVVALCNQWYLDYGEETWKREAIEALNNLNTFHDEVRKNFMACLNWLHEYACSRTYGLGTKLPWDENWLIESLSDSTIYMAYYTVAHLLQGGTFKGDKPNSYNIKPDEMTSEVWDYIFFKDTKYPETKIKKEALDHMRREFNYWYPVDLRVSGKDLVQNHLTFFIYNHIAIWPKQPELWPKGIRVNGHLLLNSSKMSKSEGNFLTLAEAIEKFSADGTRLCLADSGDSIEDANFVESTADAGILRLYTFIEWVKEVLASKDIFRQGKPYTFNDKVFESEINQKIQETEENYSKMLYKEALKTGFFELQAVRDKYLQLSALDGINWILIMKYIEFQIILLSPICPHVTEHIWTLIGKEDSILNARWPQVGFIDKVLIKSSQYLMDAAHSFRIMLKNYLTPKKTQKGKTETLTIEKPTEGIIWIAKTYPPWQSTVLTVMKNLYLKNNNNLPENKIIAVELGKYQELKKYMKRLMPFVQVVREKIQLAGLNAFNLTLDFDEFKVLQDNKKYLENTLDLENIVIKYTNEASEKTREECCPGAPYMNFSVKLGIPVFIINPQKYNGLFGMTIKIANADTVENIISRISKDSKLIKNPSLISLYRYNDPVLGPRNKPTTENILKGKTLIPPNSVFNVDMESKNISVDVEGITYNIGNELIYIYQSLEN